One region of Mucilaginibacter sp. 14171R-50 genomic DNA includes:
- a CDS encoding KTSC domain-containing protein — MKKIVDYRKLLGVTEAAELQELKSTYRSLMKAWHPDKFQDSEESKLNAEEKSKTIIEAYHFLVSIAPETRNQSFAEYTLTTTTSAITDFEYKSQVLRVEFADGNAYEYFDVPRAVYIKLVNADSPGRFARRHIYNEYVYRSLSKLVASA; from the coding sequence ATGAAAAAAATTGTCGATTACCGAAAACTTTTAGGTGTTACCGAAGCTGCCGAGTTGCAGGAATTAAAAAGTACTTACCGAAGCCTGATGAAAGCATGGCACCCTGATAAATTTCAGGATAGCGAAGAAAGCAAACTTAACGCCGAAGAAAAAAGCAAGACCATTATTGAAGCCTACCATTTTTTGGTAAGTATAGCCCCCGAAACCCGTAACCAATCGTTCGCCGAATATACGCTTACTACCACTACATCAGCCATTACCGATTTTGAGTACAAATCGCAGGTGTTGCGGGTAGAGTTTGCAGACGGTAACGCTTACGAATATTTTGACGTGCCGCGCGCAGTTTATATTAAACTGGTAAATGCCGATTCGCCAGGGAGGTTTGCACGCCGGCATATTTATAACGAATATGTTTACCGTAGCCTTAGCAAACTGGTAGCCAGCGCATAA
- a CDS encoding START domain-containing protein has protein sequence MLKRLLFIVLLLCFAFTRSFAQSNWTLKSENDGIKIYTSPVPNSKIKALRIECNFQSTLMQMVAALMDLKTRTEWVYHTKSIHLVKQVSPADLYYYSEISLPWPAQNRDFIAHLITTQNPDTKVVTMDGPVEPAMLPVKDGIVRVKSSISKWLIFPLNKNEVKVEYTIQLDPGGSIPAWLVNMFASEGPTQSFKKLKLQLNKPAYKNAHVLFIKNY, from the coding sequence ATGCTGAAACGGTTATTGTTTATTGTACTGCTGCTGTGCTTCGCGTTCACCAGATCTTTTGCCCAATCCAACTGGACGCTTAAGAGCGAAAATGATGGCATCAAGATATATACAAGCCCGGTTCCAAACTCCAAGATAAAGGCATTGCGGATAGAATGTAACTTTCAATCCACCTTAATGCAAATGGTGGCTGCCTTGATGGACTTGAAGACACGTACCGAATGGGTATATCATACTAAATCTATCCACCTGGTTAAACAGGTATCGCCTGCCGACCTCTATTATTACTCGGAAATAAGCTTGCCATGGCCTGCTCAAAACCGCGATTTTATTGCGCACCTCATCACCACCCAAAACCCTGACACAAAAGTAGTAACCATGGATGGCCCCGTTGAACCGGCCATGTTGCCTGTAAAAGATGGCATAGTACGGGTAAAAAGCTCTATAAGTAAATGGCTGATCTTTCCGTTGAATAAGAATGAGGTAAAAGTAGAATACACCATCCAGCTCGATCCAGGCGGAAGCATCCCTGCTTGGTTGGTAAATATGTTTGCATCCGAAGGGCCAACGCAAAGCTTTAAAAAATTAAAACTCCAGCTAAATAAACCTGCGTATAAAAACGCGCATGTACTGTTCATTAAAAATTACTAA
- a CDS encoding pitrilysin family protein, with amino-acid sequence MNKTFKCALLAQSVLVMALTANAQTAAQPKLVEKVTRKGTELVIPYEKYVLPNGLTVILAEDHSDPLVHVDVTYHVGSAREEIGKSGFAHFFEHMMFQGSDHVANGDHFKIITESGGTLNGSTNRDRTNYYETVPANQLEKMLWLESDRMGFLLDAVTQQKFEVQRATVKNERGQNYDNRPYGLAGEYTSKNLYPYGHPYSWLTIGYIEELNKVGVNDLKNFFLRWYGPNNATITIGGDLNPKQTLALVSKYFGSIPRGPVVKNASFPAPVLTADRYVSYTDNYAKLPLLSITYPGVKIYDKDMSALDALSEIIGQGRNSIFYKNFVKTRKAAQASMNSSNTELAGEISMRVIPFPGQTLADAKKLIDESLAEFEKTGVTDDALVRFKASAEANAINGLSSVSGKVSELAQAQYLTGNPNQIGRELADIQAVTKEDVMRVYNKYIKGKPAVILSVLPKGGTVAPVAPDNYTVSTAGYKAPDYGYNGLTYKKPADNFDRAAKPGIGANPAIKVPAIWMATTPNGIKMIGTQNKEIPTVSISMSVKGGGLYAINNPEKAGLAGIVARMMNEETKNYTAEQFNSELDKLGSNISVFAGSEAMYINVSSLTKNLPKTMTLLQERLFNPKFTQDALDRIKKQTIEGLKQAKTQPAGVASTVYSKILYGTDNVRTYSTTGNEETVAGITLQDVQDYYDKYFTPSQTEIVVVGDVNQGTARGNLAFLNAWADKKVTIPTPAEGKSFDKTTLYLVDIPGAAQSEIRIGYLDKLNYDAIGDYYKLGIANYILGGAFNSHINLNLREKKGWTYGARSGFSSGRYGGDFTASAGVLATATDSSVYEFIKEIRDYQKTGITPDELKFTQTSIGQSDARKYETNGQKAAFLSRIQEYDLKPTYVDEQNKILSTITPAELNALSAKYLNTDNMVILVVGDKARILPGLQKLGYPIVELDSDGKPKM; translated from the coding sequence ATGAACAAGACTTTTAAATGTGCATTATTAGCGCAATCTGTGCTGGTAATGGCCCTTACGGCTAACGCGCAAACGGCTGCGCAGCCTAAACTGGTTGAGAAGGTAACCAGGAAGGGGACCGAACTGGTTATACCTTACGAGAAGTATGTGCTTCCGAACGGGTTAACCGTAATTTTGGCCGAAGATCACTCAGACCCCCTGGTACATGTTGATGTAACTTACCATGTTGGGTCGGCCCGCGAGGAGATCGGTAAATCGGGCTTCGCCCACTTTTTTGAACACATGATGTTCCAGGGAAGCGACCATGTTGCAAATGGCGACCACTTTAAGATCATCACCGAATCCGGTGGTACGCTTAACGGGTCGACCAACCGCGATCGTACCAACTATTACGAAACCGTACCGGCAAATCAGCTGGAAAAAATGCTTTGGCTGGAAAGCGACCGTATGGGCTTTTTGCTTGATGCCGTTACCCAGCAAAAATTTGAAGTGCAGCGTGCTACCGTAAAGAACGAGCGCGGCCAGAACTATGATAACCGCCCTTATGGCCTTGCCGGCGAGTATACATCAAAAAACCTGTATCCTTATGGTCATCCGTACTCGTGGTTAACAATTGGCTATATCGAAGAACTAAACAAAGTAGGGGTAAACGATCTGAAAAATTTCTTTTTAAGATGGTATGGCCCCAATAATGCTACCATCACCATTGGCGGCGACCTGAACCCTAAACAAACCCTGGCATTGGTAAGCAAGTATTTTGGCAGCATTCCACGTGGCCCGGTGGTAAAAAACGCATCGTTCCCGGCGCCGGTTTTAACTGCCGACAGGTATGTATCGTACACCGATAATTACGCCAAACTTCCGCTGTTGTCTATTACTTACCCGGGTGTTAAGATATATGATAAGGACATGTCGGCTTTAGATGCTTTGTCAGAGATCATTGGCCAGGGTCGTAATTCTATCTTCTACAAAAACTTTGTAAAAACCCGCAAGGCGGCGCAGGCATCCATGAACTCATCTAACACAGAACTGGCGGGCGAGATAAGCATGCGCGTTATCCCATTCCCGGGGCAAACTTTAGCCGATGCTAAGAAACTGATAGACGAGTCGTTAGCCGAGTTTGAAAAAACCGGTGTAACCGATGATGCCCTTGTACGCTTTAAGGCAAGCGCCGAAGCAAATGCCATTAATGGTTTATCAAGTGTTAGCGGTAAGGTATCTGAACTGGCGCAGGCACAGTATTTAACGGGCAACCCTAACCAGATAGGCCGCGAACTGGCGGATATACAGGCCGTTACCAAAGAAGATGTAATGCGCGTTTACAACAAGTATATTAAAGGTAAACCGGCAGTTATATTAAGCGTATTGCCAAAGGGTGGCACTGTTGCTCCTGTAGCACCTGATAATTATACCGTAAGCACGGCAGGCTATAAGGCGCCCGATTATGGCTACAATGGGCTAACCTACAAAAAGCCTGCTGATAACTTTGACCGCGCCGCTAAACCGGGCATTGGGGCAAATCCGGCTATTAAAGTTCCGGCTATTTGGATGGCTACCACGCCAAACGGTATTAAAATGATTGGCACTCAAAATAAAGAGATACCAACCGTTTCCATATCTATGTCTGTCAAAGGTGGTGGTTTGTATGCTATAAACAATCCCGAAAAGGCAGGTTTGGCAGGTATTGTAGCCCGTATGATGAACGAGGAAACCAAAAATTACACCGCCGAACAATTCAATTCGGAATTAGATAAACTGGGCAGCAACATCAGCGTGTTTGCGGGCAGCGAAGCCATGTATATTAACGTTTCTTCGCTGACAAAAAATTTGCCTAAAACAATGACCCTGCTGCAGGAGAGATTGTTTAACCCTAAATTTACACAAGACGCTTTAGACCGGATAAAAAAGCAAACCATTGAGGGGCTTAAACAAGCCAAAACACAGCCTGCGGGTGTGGCATCAACTGTTTACAGTAAAATACTTTACGGAACAGATAATGTACGCACCTACTCAACAACCGGTAACGAAGAAACAGTGGCGGGCATTACCCTGCAGGATGTTCAGGATTATTACGATAAGTATTTCACGCCGTCGCAAACGGAAATTGTTGTTGTGGGCGACGTTAACCAAGGCACCGCAAGAGGTAACCTGGCGTTCCTGAACGCATGGGCAGATAAGAAAGTAACGATACCTACCCCGGCCGAAGGAAAATCGTTTGATAAAACAACGCTTTACCTGGTTGATATACCGGGCGCGGCGCAATCAGAGATCCGGATTGGTTACCTTGACAAGCTGAACTATGACGCTATCGGCGATTATTATAAATTGGGGATAGCTAACTATATTTTAGGCGGCGCGTTCAACAGCCACATTAATCTTAACCTGCGCGAGAAAAAAGGCTGGACCTACGGCGCCCGTTCGGGCTTTAGCTCCGGCAGGTACGGCGGCGATTTCACTGCTTCGGCAGGCGTGCTGGCAACCGCCACCGATAGTTCGGTGTATGAATTTATCAAAGAGATACGCGACTATCAAAAAACAGGTATCACACCTGATGAGTTGAAATTTACGCAAACATCAATAGGCCAGAGTGACGCACGCAAGTACGAAACCAACGGGCAAAAAGCGGCGTTCCTGTCGCGCATACAGGAGTACGACCTGAAGCCTACTTATGTTGATGAGCAAAATAAAATTTTATCAACCATTACCCCGGCCGAGCTTAACGCGCTATCGGCTAAATACCTGAATACCGATAACATGGTTATTTTGGTTGTGGGCGATAAAGCAAGAATATTGCCGGGATTACAAAAACTGGGCTATCCAATTGTTGAACTGGACAGTGATGGTAAACCGAAAATGTAA